A window of Clupea harengus chromosome 24, Ch_v2.0.2, whole genome shotgun sequence genomic DNA:
tcctttcagcTTCCTGAcgtttcttctcttcctccttcctcttcctctctttctcctcttcaatCTTTCTCTGGGCCTCCTCGTACATCTGATCGGTGTAGTGCTTTCCACCATTGGTCGCTACCATCCTATCAATCTTGGCCAGCAGAAGGGTCACCTGTGTGCGGTCTCTCTTCTTGTTGTCAAAGACGTGGTATCTGTCCCCACACTCTCCAATTAGCTGTTTAAGCTGTGGGCTTTTCTCTATATAATCCTCCAGCAGTATACTGATGGAGTCCCCACCAGTGAATAGAACCATGGAGTATTTCAGAGCCAACTTGGAGAAGGTTTCCTGAATCCACTTCATGGTGTTGCGTTCCTCTTCGGTGAATCTCACACCCAGCCTAATCACCAGCAGGAAAACATGGGGACCGGGAACGGTCATGTACACGCACTTCCCAATCTCCTCCTTCAGCTGCTCGTTGGTGAGCGATGTGTCGAAGAGTCCGGGCGTGTCGACCACTTCCACCTCTCTTCCTGACACTTTGGTTTTGTATTTCTTACACTGCCTTGTCACTGATGCAGGTGAGGATTCCTCAACGAACTCCTCGATGCCCAGGATGGTATTCCCAGAGGCACTCTTCCCCACGCCTGTTTTACCCAGCAGCACAATCCGCAGAAGGGATCCAGctagacaaaaacacagagacagtaaatacagtaaatatattttattcacGTATTTTATATATCAGCCTAGTAGCCTGATGTTTTTGGTTTGGTATAAGTCTGTAAGTACCGAAGAGCAAGGATTAAACTAAATCCTTTGAAGTATCAGCCTCTCCAAAATATATTCTCATGGCACTGTTTTCTAATGGTTCCCTTTTAAATTCTTATCTAATTCATATTCATATCACACTGTAAATTCATATTCATATCACACTGTAAATGGTCTATTAATATTAAATAACTATATTAGCCTAACATTTCAGTTTGCCTGAAAAAGGCTATAATAAATTATTTGTGGAgtactttttaaatgtttttatttagaaTTACTCTTTTTAGGAGAGCATTTTATACGTAACAAAAAAACTAAGGTTTGACGTTGTTTTCATGCCACTGGCTGGAACCCTTCAGTTCTTTTCAACTGTGAGGTGGATTAATCACTGAATTTTGATTGGACAGTGATATAGATTTTCAACAGTATATTAATACAGTAACAGTATATGAgacatttactttttttttacatttactggATTTTATTTACTGTCACAACCAGTGCGTAAATAGTGGGCACAAGGCATGTCAAAAAGTATTATATAGCAGATAAttataactagaaaatgcatttcctgaaggaaataccagtgcctgaaatgcaaaagttaagaaaggaagaagaaaaaaaagaagactgaagaagcaaagaagaaaggaaagaagagtgaaagaaggaaagaagagtggaagaaagtaaagaggagtggaagaaggaaggaagagtggaagaaggaaaga
This region includes:
- the LOC105894882 gene encoding GTPase IMAP family member 7-like, with product MIDSTARSFGPSINTEIMAGSLLRIVLLGKTGVGKSASGNTILGIEEFVEESSPASVTRQCKKYKTKVSGREVEVVDTPGLFDTSLTNEQLKEEIGKCVYMTVPGPHVFLLVIRLGVRFTEEERNTMKWIQETFSKLALKYSMVLFTGGDSISILLEDYIEKSPQLKQLIGECGDRYHVFDNKKRDRTQVTLLLAKIDRMVATNGGKHYTDQMYEEAQRKIEEEKERKRKEEEKKRQEAERKREEEQKKREEAIRKELDRQAKKRLEEERKRIEEVGRQRLEEERKRREEDRREYERRREEERKMYQEQEKRREDERREEERKRMEERKDWERKCEENRKIFEERDKRREEESGAAVGLVKAAVDVPVGMFKGMDEAIGHKVDNVKGVDVPGVFVEGIAGELKGGIVEVAKAPVKVLDGGFDMVKGLWK